A genomic window from Megalobrama amblycephala isolate DHTTF-2021 linkage group LG2, ASM1881202v1, whole genome shotgun sequence includes:
- the b3gnt7 gene encoding UDP-GlcNAc:betaGal beta-1,3-N-acetylglucosaminyltransferase 7: protein MMTTRERWRVYKRISLMFFLAIVTLTVVHKGNITSLQDFQTDRIERQTRMELMAEGELQKRGLVTINFWKSMQRLESNTEGPRTTQRQRPTTWDVTASNCSINLNFSSSDWFTGLEANFKQFLVYRHCRYFPILMNHPEKCAGDVDLLMVIKSVITQYDRREVIRQTWGKEQVINGKRIKTIFLLGVSSNEEERANHQKLLEYEDYIYGDILQWDFMDSFFNLTLKEIHFLKWFSIYCGSTRYIFKGDDDVFVSVPNILEYLEVSKDLKDLFVGDVLFKAKPIRKKHNKYYIPQALYNKTLYPPYAGGGGFLMDGPLARKLYDACETLELYPIDDVFLGMCLEVLQVTPIKHEAFKTFGLVKNKTSRLNREPCFFKSMIVVHKLLPPDLINMWKLVNSDLICSQKMEFL from the exons AT GATGACCACAAGAGAACGATGGAGAGTTTACAAGCGCATTAGCCTGATGTTCTTCCTGGCTATAGTCACACTTACTGTGGTTCACAAAGGAAACATCACCTCATTACAAGACTTCCAGACAGACAGGATCGAGAGGCAAACACGGATGGAGCTCATGGCGGAAGGCGAGCTGCAGAAAAGGGGCTTGGTTACTATAAACTTCTGGAAGAGTATGCAAAGACTGGAGTCCAACACAGAAGGTCCAAGAACAACCCAAAGGCAAAGGCCTACAACCTGGGACGTCACCGCCTCCAACTGCAGCATCAACCTCAACTTCTCTTCATCAGATTGGTTCACAGGTCTCGAAGCCAACTTCAAGCAGTTTCTGGTCTACAGGCACTGCCGATACTTTCCCATCCTCATGAATCATCCAGAGAAGTGCGCTGGAGACGTAGACTTGCTGATGGTCATCAAGTCAGTAATAACACAGTATGATCGAAGGGAGGTCATAAGGCAAACTTGGGGCAAAGAACAAGTGATCAACGGAAAAAGAATCAAAACCATTTTCCTTCTCGGAGTGTCGTCCAACGAAGAAGAACGGGCGAACCATCAGAAGCTTCTGGAATATGAGGATTACATTTACGGAGATATCCTGCAATGGGACTTCATGGATAGCTTCTTCAATCTTACCCTCAAGGAGATCCACTTCCTAAAATGGTTCTCCATCTACTGCGGAAGCACCCGCTACATCTTCAAAGGAGACGATGATGTGTTTGTCAGTGTTCCCAACATCTTGGAGTATCTGGAAGTCAGCAAAGACTTGAAGGACCTGTTTGTTGGCGACGTTCTCTTCAAAGCCAAGCCCATTCGCAAAAAGCATAACAAGTATTACATCCCTCAAGCCTTGTATAATAAGACGCTGTACCCACCGTATGCCGGTGGAGGTGGTTTCCTGATGGATGGCCCTTTGGCACGGAAACTCTACGATGCTTGCGAAACTCTGGAACTTTATCCTATCGATGATGTGTTTCTTGGAATGTGTTTGGAGGTGCTTCAAGTAACTCCAATAAAACACGAAGCTTTCAAAACGTTTGGGCTTGTGAAGAACAAAACCAGTCGACTGAACAGGGAGCCGTGTTTCTTTAAGAGCATGATAGTGGTTCATAAATTGCTTCCGCcggatctaataaacatgtgGAAACTGGTCAACAGTGACTTGATCTGTTCGCAGAAAATGGAATTCTTATAG